In a single window of the Salmo trutta chromosome 21, fSalTru1.1, whole genome shotgun sequence genome:
- the LOC115156640 gene encoding regulator of G-protein signaling 21, with translation MLILVTSPSRKLHPLNIDMEDNRRKQTKGCDLRSRLQRRSSHAPNTERLSTEEIILWSQSLERLLTSKYGMATFQAFLKSEFSDENIEFWLICEDYKKIKSSFRLSCRAKKIYKTFIEAEAPKEINIDHKTRDLIGQNVKTPSTVCFDEAQRIVYSLMEKDSYPRFLRSNIYRTLLDSASDYTKM, from the exons ATGCTTATCTTAGTCACATCACCATCAAGGAAACTGCATCCACTCAACATTGACATGGAGGACAACAGAAGAAAGCAGACAAA GGGATGCGATTTGAGGTCCCGACTACAACGCAGATCTTCCCATGCCCCTAACACTGAACG ACTTAGTACTGAGGAAATTATCCTGTGGTCCCAGTCTTTGGAGAGACTTCTCACATCAAAAT ATGGCATGGCAACATTTCAGGCCTTTCTGAAATCAGAGTTCAGCGATGAGAACATTGAATTCTGGCTGATCTGTGAAGACTACAAGAAGATTAAGTCCTCCTTCAGGCTGTCCTGCAGGGCCAAGAAGATCTACAAGACATTCATTGAAGCTGAGGCTCCAAAAGAG ATCAACATTGACCACAAGACCAGAGATCTCATCGGGCAGAATGTGAAGACGCCCTCCACAGTTTGCTTCGACGAGGCCCAGAGGATTGTATACAGCCTGATGGAGAAAGACTCCTACCCCAGGTTCCTCAGATCCAACATCTACAGGACCCTATTGGACTCCGCATCAGACTACACGAAGATGTGA